One Atribacterota bacterium genomic region harbors:
- a CDS encoding ABC transporter ATP-binding protein, with protein MILEVKNLSFNYHNSRPIFRNVTFNLDNGEILSILGPNGSGKSTLLNCIANIYKPKSGEIRLNGQSLSKMNIRDVAQIIGYVPQIHIPAYAFTVREFTVMGRTPYIGVFKTPSKIDYRIADESLERLDIAYLRDKPYTKISGGERQMVLIARVITQQPKIILLDEPTAHLDYGNQHRAVKMIRQLADEGYALIMTTHNPEHAIFLNGKVAILNREGVLGIGQSAETLNSDTLSNLYGLSIKTIYIEEANRVVSIVC; from the coding sequence ATGATTCTAGAAGTGAAAAATCTTAGTTTTAATTACCATAATAGCCGTCCGATTTTTCGTAATGTTACTTTTAATCTGGATAATGGTGAAATACTTTCTATATTAGGACCTAACGGCTCTGGCAAATCAACACTTCTAAATTGTATTGCTAATATTTACAAACCAAAATCAGGAGAAATACGGTTAAACGGTCAGTCTCTTTCAAAGATGAATATTCGCGATGTAGCACAGATAATCGGATATGTTCCACAAATCCATATTCCTGCCTATGCTTTCACTGTTAGAGAATTTACCGTTATGGGTAGAACTCCATATATTGGTGTTTTTAAAACTCCTAGCAAAATAGATTATAGAATTGCTGACGAGTCCCTGGAACGTCTTGATATTGCTTATCTCAGAGATAAACCATATACAAAAATTTCCGGTGGAGAAAGACAAATGGTGTTAATTGCCAGAGTAATCACTCAACAACCAAAGATAATTCTGCTTGACGAACCCACTGCTCACTTAGATTATGGTAATCAGCACCGTGCAGTGAAGATGATTCGCCAACTGGCTGATGAAGGATATGCATTAATTATGACTACCCATAATCCAGAACATGCCATCTTTCTAAATGGAAAAGTAGCCATTTTAAACCGAGAAGGTGTACTTGGCATTGGTCAATCAGCAGAGACACTCAATTCAGATACACTTTCTAACTTATACGGACTTTCCATAAAAACAATATATATAGAGGAAGCAAACAGAGTGGTAAGCATTGTATGCTAA
- a CDS encoding putative sulfate/molybdate transporter, producing the protein MKIKSFEFNLRELAGSMGDFGTLFPLAIGYIVICGLNPAGFLVMMGLCNIITGLIYRLPVPIEPMKIIAIVAIAQQWTPSMVYASGFGMGIIWILLALTGIIERISKITPNSVIRGIQVTLGILLMFQAYKMISTNWIISIVAIIIVLLFRQNRYAPAAIILVIIGLFIMLIQGQFDQISSPVLSIPAFTTFSLKEVWQTLLLAGFAQVPLTATNATIATSSLIKKYWPEKKVSEKQLAWNQGIMNIILPFLGGMPTCHGAGGLAGQYYFGARTGGANILEGLIEIFLGLFLSASIASLFSVFPTAIIGTMMFMVGIGLLKFAQEVKTSKNIIPMVITILIALVTNMFYGFLAGIASHYLISFLLRPKIN; encoded by the coding sequence ATGAAAATTAAATCTTTTGAATTTAATCTAAGAGAATTAGCCGGTTCTATGGGAGATTTCGGTACACTTTTCCCTTTAGCCATCGGTTATATTGTGATCTGTGGTCTGAACCCAGCCGGCTTCCTGGTCATGATGGGCTTATGTAATATTATTACCGGCTTAATCTATCGTCTTCCGGTTCCCATTGAACCTATGAAAATTATTGCCATTGTGGCAATTGCCCAACAATGGACTCCATCTATGGTCTATGCATCCGGTTTTGGGATGGGAATAATCTGGATTCTACTTGCCTTAACTGGAATCATTGAACGAATCTCCAAAATAACACCGAATTCTGTAATCCGGGGAATTCAGGTTACCCTGGGTATATTATTAATGTTTCAAGCCTATAAAATGATTTCTACTAATTGGATTATCAGCATTGTTGCTATTATTATTGTATTACTGTTCAGGCAAAACCGTTACGCTCCGGCCGCTATTATCCTGGTGATTATTGGCCTATTTATTATGCTCATACAAGGACAGTTTGACCAAATTAGTTCTCCGGTTCTGAGCATTCCAGCCTTTACTACTTTTTCTTTAAAAGAAGTATGGCAGACCTTGTTATTAGCTGGATTTGCTCAAGTACCACTAACTGCTACTAATGCTACTATAGCTACTTCTTCACTGATTAAAAAATATTGGCCAGAAAAAAAAGTAAGCGAAAAACAGCTAGCCTGGAATCAAGGGATTATGAATATAATCCTTCCTTTTTTGGGTGGAATGCCTACCTGTCATGGTGCTGGAGGATTAGCTGGTCAGTATTATTTTGGGGCTAGAACCGGCGGAGCTAATATACTGGAAGGTTTGATAGAAATCTTTCTGGGACTTTTCCTCTCAGCTTCTATTGCTAGTCTTTTTTCTGTTTTTCCCACAGCTATTATTGGAACAATGATGTTTATGGTAGGAATAGGGTTATTGAAATTCGCACAAGAAGTAAAAACCAGTAAAAATATAATTCCTATGGTTATTACTATTCTCATTGCTTTAGTTACCAATATGTTTTATGGCTTTTTAGCTGGAATAGCCTCTCATTATTTAATCTCTTTTCTCTTAAGACCAAAGATTAATTAA
- a CDS encoding TRAP transporter small permease subunit yields the protein MKIITVLKKADEILANILKGVAVGLCLIIAFMLLGRVILRLPFFTSSMAWSEEIVELTMAWMILTVTTLLFRSGEHFRVELLEKKFKGKALMKYVHLFITLVNLLFIGMLLYYGIKFMLPQTQFSPILKINHRFYYASIPVNAVLILLYLIRDLVRDILAFRRS from the coding sequence ATGAAAATCATCACAGTTCTTAAAAAAGCCGATGAGATACTGGCCAACATTCTTAAGGGAGTCGCGGTCGGACTGTGTCTGATCATTGCATTCATGTTGCTGGGGCGTGTGATATTACGGCTGCCGTTCTTCACCTCATCGATGGCCTGGTCGGAAGAGATTGTGGAGCTGACCATGGCGTGGATGATCCTGACTGTGACGACGCTCTTGTTCCGCAGCGGCGAGCACTTTCGAGTGGAATTGCTTGAGAAAAAGTTTAAAGGAAAAGCCTTGATGAAATACGTACATCTGTTTATTACACTGGTCAACTTGCTCTTTATCGGAATGCTTTTATACTATGGAATCAAGTTTATGCTGCCCCAGACCCAGTTTTCTCCGATCCTGAAGATCAACCACCGTTTCTACTATGCCAGTATTCCCGTGAATGCTGTCTTGATTCTGTTGTACCTAATCCGTGATCTGGTACGTGATATCTTGGCGTTCCGCAGGTCGTAA
- a CDS encoding TRAP transporter large permease — protein sequence MIALIVSLVLLALMFIGVPVCVTMGITSASAFIALDMPKMLTALAQRVFYGTTGFTMLAIPFFILAGNLMNCGGITDRIFNFANAMVGHWPGGLGQVNVVSSVIFSGMSGAAVADAAGLGSIEMKAMNDAGFDETFSASITAASSTIGPVIPPSIPFVVYSSFTSTTVPRLFAAGFIPGLLMALAMSICVYFISKKRKYPVSSKMPWKLRLKYLWQALPSLTTIIIIVGGILGGIFTPTEAAIIATFYALFLSCLIYKQISFKGIFKVLYESLLTSCKTLFIIAVANFLAWFMIRLRIPDQIISGLLSVTTNPQLLILIIIGILLILGMFLEGIAVILIVTPIFLPIIAQIGMDQVQFGVVLILASMIGLLTPPVGMSLYAVCSITNVDLMSLSKAVLPYVVGIFIVLILCAYWPPLSMWIPTLLYG from the coding sequence ATGATTGCACTCATTGTGAGTCTGGTTCTCCTTGCGCTGATGTTTATTGGGGTTCCAGTATGCGTCACGATGGGAATTACCAGCGCCAGTGCGTTTATCGCGCTGGACATGCCCAAGATGCTGACGGCTCTGGCGCAGCGCGTATTTTATGGAACTACGGGGTTTACGATGCTGGCAATCCCGTTTTTCATTCTTGCGGGAAATCTAATGAACTGTGGTGGCATTACTGACCGCATCTTTAACTTTGCCAATGCGATGGTCGGGCACTGGCCGGGTGGGCTTGGGCAGGTGAATGTGGTTTCCTCGGTAATTTTCTCGGGTATGTCTGGTGCAGCCGTTGCAGACGCTGCAGGGCTTGGTTCTATTGAAATGAAGGCCATGAACGACGCTGGATTTGACGAAACATTTTCCGCGTCCATCACTGCCGCATCCTCTACCATCGGGCCGGTTATCCCGCCCTCGATCCCGTTCGTGGTATATTCGTCATTTACTTCCACCACCGTACCGCGCCTATTCGCGGCAGGCTTTATCCCCGGACTTTTAATGGCATTGGCCATGTCGATCTGTGTATATTTCATCTCTAAAAAGCGAAAATACCCCGTTAGCTCCAAGATGCCTTGGAAGCTACGGTTAAAATATCTATGGCAGGCGCTTCCAAGCCTGACAACGATCATCATCATCGTCGGCGGAATCCTCGGCGGCATCTTTACCCCCACCGAGGCGGCCATTATCGCAACATTCTATGCGTTATTTCTAAGCTGCCTAATATATAAGCAAATCTCCTTCAAAGGGATTTTCAAGGTGTTGTACGAAAGTCTCCTGACCAGCTGCAAGACACTGTTCATCATTGCCGTGGCTAACTTCCTGGCATGGTTTATGATCCGGCTGCGCATCCCCGATCAAATCATTTCAGGCTTGCTGAGTGTAACAACAAATCCGCAGCTGCTGATATTGATTATCATAGGTATCTTACTGATTCTGGGTATGTTCCTGGAAGGGATCGCAGTCATCTTGATTGTTACTCCCATTTTTCTGCCTATTATCGCGCAGATCGGGATGGATCAGGTGCAGTTCGGTGTAGTGCTCATACTTGCCAGTATGATTGGACTGTTGACGCCACCGGTGGGCATGAGCCTGTATGCAGTATGTTCAATCACGAATGTGGACCTGATGTCCTTATCCAAGGCAGTGCTACCGTATGTAGTCGGTATCTTCATTGTGCTGATACTATGCGCATACTGGCCTCCGTTATCAATGTGGATTCCCACACTTTTATACGGCTAA